One Setaria italica strain Yugu1 chromosome I, Setaria_italica_v2.0, whole genome shotgun sequence DNA window includes the following coding sequences:
- the LOC101764633 gene encoding homeobox-leucine zipper protein HOX24 yields MERDCQFMVVPPRHPYEDGGGHFMHHQLMVAGDHDPAGAGRGGGGERKRRFTEEQVRSLETTFHARRAKLEPREKAELARELGLQPRQVAIWFQNKRARWRSKQLEHDYAALRAQYDALHARVESLRQEKVALATQLDELKGRLNGRQDQQQQSGSCEVNGAEAADDRRNTNSASCVVEDDGAVTPAVDVSEESAAAATAEYCYDDHVAYGGLPDPFCTTPDLWDTWPLLEWNAVA; encoded by the exons ATGGAGCGCGACTGCCAGTTCATGGTGGTGCCGCCACGGCACCCGtacgaggatggcggcggccattTCATGCACCACCAGCTGATGGTGGCCGGGGACCACGACcccgccggcgcggggcgcggcggcggcggggagaggaAGCGGCGGTTCACGGAGGAGCAGGTGCGGTCGCTGGAGACGACGTTCCACGCGCGGCGGGCAAAGCTGGAGCCCCGGGAGAAGGCGGAGCTGGCGCGGGAGCTGGGCCTGCAGCCGCGTCAGGTGGCCATTTGGTTCCAGAACAAGCGCGCCCGGTGGCGCTCCAAGCAGCTCGAGCACGACTACGCCGCTCTCCGCGCGCAGTACGACGCGCTCCACGCCCGCGTCGAGTCGCTCCGGCAGGAGAAGGTCGCGCTCGCCACCCAG TTGGATGAACTGAAGGGGAGGCTGAACGGGCGGCAagaccagcagcagcagagcggCAGCTGCGAGGTCaacggggcggaggcggccgacgaCAGGAGGAACACTAATAGCGCCAGCTGCGTGGTGGAGGACGACGGCGCCGTGACGCCCGCGGTGGACGTCTCGGAggaatcggcggcggcggcgaccgccgAGTACTGCTACGATGACCACGTCGCGTACGGGGGCCTGCCCGATCCCTTCTGCACCACGCCGGACCTGTGGGATACATGGCCGCTGCTGGAGTGGAACGCGGTCGCATGA